A genomic segment from Equus przewalskii isolate Varuska chromosome X, EquPr2, whole genome shotgun sequence encodes:
- the TBC1D25 gene encoding TBC1 domain family member 25 isoform X3 gives MCSPDTSRKKNFGINYLGRDRLGQEAYLSLLSDWDLSMAFATASKPYLQLRVDIRPTEDSPLLEDWDIISPKDVIGSDVLLAEKRSSLTTAALPFTQSILSQVGRTLSKVQQVLSWSYGEDVKPFKPPLSDAEFHTYLNHEGQLSRPEELRLRIYHGGVEPSLRKVVWRYLLNVYPDGLTGRERMDYMKRKSREYEQLKSEWAQRASPEDLEFIRSTVLKDVLRTDRAHPYYAGPEDGPHLRALHDLLTTYAVTHPQVSYCQGMSDLASPILAVMDHEGHAFVCFCGIMKRLSANFHPDGRAMATKFAHLKLLLRHADPDFYQYLQEAGADDLFFCYRWLLLELKREFAFDDALRMLEVTWSSLPPDPPEHEVELVGPPSQVADTGFGGHRGRPVRQRHMLRPAGGGRAFEDAVDHLAMTSQGPSGGGRLLRQASLDDLQQLRDNTGPRRDPLVQLPRPAALISCKSLSEPLLNSPDPLLSSSSHPDSPSSSSPPSTQEASPAGDMAAGSPSMPELGSPQDPGKSLPPSPPLGLPPPQEFGRGNPFMLFLCLAILLEHRDHIMRNGLDYNELAMHFDRLVRKHHLGRVLRRAKALFADYLQSEVWDSEEGAEATAPS, from the exons GCCCGCTGCTGGAGGACTGGGACATTATCAGCCCCAAGGATGTCATTGGCTCCGACGTGCTGCTGGCTGAGAAACGGTCATCGCTGACGACAGCTGCCCTGCCCTTCACACAGTCAATACTCTCTCAG GTGGGCCGCACCTTGTCTAAGGTCCAGCAGGTGCTAAGCTGGTCATATGGGGAAGATGTCAAGCCCTTCAAGCCACCCCTGAGCGATGCTGAGTTTCACACATACCTGAACCACGAGGGCCAGCTCTCCCGCCCCGAGGAGTTGCGCCTGCGGATCTATCATGGTGGTGTTGAGCCCTCCCTGCGGAAG GTGGTGTGGCGGTACCTGCTGAATGTGTATCCAGACGGGTTGACAGGCCGTGAGCGGATGGACTACATGAAACGCAAGAGTCGCGAGTATGAGCAGCTCAAGAGCGAGTGGGCACAGCGAGCAAGCCCCGAGGACCTGGAATTCATCCGAAGTACAGTCCTCAAGGATGTCCTGCGTACTGACCGGGCCCACCCCTACTATGCAGGGCCTGAGGATGGCCCACACCTGCGAGCACTACACGACCTGCTTACCACCTATGCTGTTACCCACCCACAGGTGTCCTACTGCCAGGGCATGAGCGACCTTGCCTCGCCCATCCTTGCTGTCATGGACCACGAAGGCCATGCCTTTGTCTGCTTTTGTGGCATCATGAAGCGCCTGTCTGCGAACTTCCATCCTGATGGCCGTGCCATGGCCACCAAGTTCGCCCATCTCAAGCTGCTGCTGCGACATGCTGACCCTGACTTCTACCAGTACTTGCAAGAAGCTGGTGCTGATGATCTCTTCTTCTGTTACCGCTGGCTACTACTCGAGCTCAAGCGTGAGTTCGCCTTTGACGATGCCCTCCGCATGCTTGAGGTCACCTGGAGTTCACTGCCCCCTGATCCTCCTGAACACGAGGTAGAGCTTGTCGGACCCCCCAGCCAAGTGGCAGACACTGGTTTTGGTGGCCACAGGGGGCGGCCTGTGAGACAGAGGCACATGCTAAGGCCTGCCGGTGGAGGCCGTGCCTTCGAAGATGCTGTGGACCACTTGGCCATGACCAGCCAGGGGCCTAGTGGTGGGGGGCGTCTCCTGAGACAAGCCAGCCTGGATGACCTTCAGCAACTCAGGGATAACACAGGCCCCAGGAGGGACCCTCTGGTCCAGCTGCCCCGCCCAGCTGCCCTTATCAGCTGCAAGTCTCTCTCTGAGCCCTTGCTGAATTCCCCAGACCCattgctctcttcctcttcccaccctGATTCCCCATCCTCCTCATCTCCGCCATCCACCCAGGAGGCCTCTCCCGCTGGCGACATGGCTGCAGGATCCCCCTCCATGCCAGAGTTGGGATCCCCACAAGACCCTGGGAAGTCCctgccaccctcacccccacTGGGCCTGCCTCCGCCCCAGGAGTTTGGCCGGGGAAACCCATTCatgctcttcctctgccttgcCATCCTGCTGGAGCACCGTGACCACATCATGCGCAATGGGCTGGATTACAACGAGCTGGCCATGCATTTTGACCGTCTCGTGCGAAAACACCACCTGGGGCGTGTCCTGCGCCGGGCCAAGGCTCTCTTCGCTGATTACCTGCAGTCAGAGGTGTGGGACTCAGAGGAGGGAGCCGAGGCCACGGCCCCATCTTGA